The sequence below is a genomic window from Aureispira sp. CCB-E.
TAAAATTGGCTAGACCTGGCAAAATTAATCAAGCATTAATTGACACCTGTCATTTTAAAGGTAATTATCCAGATACTTTTTCTTTAGATGGAATTAACTTGCCCAATCATAGCGCTGTAACAGCAGAGAATGTAGATGAGTTGCCTTGGAAAGAAATTTTGTCCAAGCAGAAGTTGCAAGCAGATCAAGAACACTATTATAATAATATACCAACAGAAGAAGTGTTTACTCATGTTCGTTTGAATATTTATCCAGATGGGGGGGTGAGCAGAATGCGATTGTTTGGTAATTTTGTTTAGGACTATTGATTGGTTCTATATTGTCTTGTTGTTTGAATGAATACTCCGTTGATTACATTTGGTGCTGTTGTGTGATAGCTCGTTGTGCAGTGATTTAGTTCGCTCTTTATGGTCATCAGTTTGTTATGGTCGGTTTAGAGGCTATGAAAAACATAAAAAGCATCCTTGATAATTAAGTGAATCTGATTTTGGACGAAGTAATGTTGAATGTGAAGTTAAAAAAAAGACGTATGACTTTGGAAGAATTAAACGAACTCAATTTGGGTGATTTGGAACAAAAATTAGAGTATTGTTGTGCTGCTAAGAAATGGTACAAGGAATTGGCTGCCGAGTTTCCTTTTGAAACAATCCATGATTTGAAGGAAGCCTCTGACCGTATTTGGAATACATGCTCAGAGTTAGATTACTTAGAGGCTTTTGAAGGACACCCTAAAATTGGCGATGTTAATAGTCTGGCAAAAAAATTCCAAGCAACTAAAGATTGGGCTGGTAATGAGCAAAAATTAGTACAACAAGCCTCTATGGAGGTGATTGAAGCTTTGGCTGAGGGAAATGCTGCTTATGAAGCTCGCTTTGGATTTATTTTTATTGTTTTTGCAACAGGGAAAACAGCGCAGCAAATGTTGGATTTGTTATTGGAGCGATTGCCCAATGATCGAGCCACAGAGTTGAAAATTGCAGCAGGAGAACAGCATAAAATTACCACTTTGAGAATTCAAAAACTATTAGCATGAGTCAAATTACAACGCATATATTAGATACAAGTCTGGGCAAACCAGCAGCAGGAGTGCAGGTTCGTTTGCAAAGAAAAGATGGAAAAGAATGGGAAACTATCGCTACGGGGATAACGAATTTAGATGGACGTGTTGGAGATCTATTGAAAGAAGGAACAACGATTAGCCCTGGAATTTATAGGATGTTTTTTGAAACGGGAAGTTATTATGAAAAACTGAATGTAAAGACATTTTACCCTGAGGTAGGAATTGTATTTGAAACTTTTAATATGGAACATTATCACGTGCCATTGTTACTAAATCCTTTTGGATTTTCAACTTATAGAGGGAGTTGATTAAGTTGATATGTTTTTTATATATATTTGCATAGTAAAAATACCAACCAATATGAGTTGGACAACGTCTTTATTATAAGAAGGAATTGTTTGCTAAGTTTTTAAACAATTACCAAAGATATTGCTCCACTGTTAAATTAATGTTGGTCTCAAAATAGCGTTTATAGAATGACTACATAAACGCTATTTTGAGATACTCGTTGTTCTAATCGATTTTTATTATGAAAATGCACTCCAATCAATCCACCCCCTTTATTTTAATTATTGCAGTAATTTTAGCTATTATTTTAGGTTTATTAGATGCACAAACAGAAAGTTTTACGCAGCTTTTTGTGGGAGACTCTGGTGCTAATTTGATTGCTTTAATTATGTACACCTCCATGTTTGCTTTAATTATTTCTTTTCTTAGGCTTATTATTACGACTTCTTCCCCTGTATCAGAGGATATTGAGCCATAGGTTTAATGATTATCTTTTTAGATGTGGCGCAACATAAGACCTTGAAGTATCAGGAGCAATATATTTTGTCTTCTGATGACATCCCATGCATGAAATCTTGCTGTTAATCATTAGGACATTGTTGCTATTGCCATTTGAAATTTCAATAGCTTGATTAAAACGTTGGAGATTTTCTTGAGCATTTTTTATTCGAAGCTCGACAACTTCTTTATATGGATAACTTTCATATTCGGGAACAGACTTAGCGTTCTGGTACATCATAAGTCCTTTTTTTAAGTCACCTGATTTGATTAAAATATCGCCAAAGTGAATGAAAAAACCTTCCAAATTATGAGGAGCAATCCAAGTATTCCAGCAAGCTCGCCTATTTTTTTCTGTTAAATCTGTATTTAATAGAGGATAATATTTTTTCCAATCTAGATGTTCTCGATCTACTTTTTCATAGGCACAAGCATCGGCATTGTGCCACATTAAATCTATGGACTCTTGAAATCGTTTGTCTGTTTTGTTAGATAAACTTAATGGATAACTCAAGGTGAAATCTCCCCATTCTGGCCATTGTCTAGCGACTTTTTTAGTCTCAAGGTACCCTTTGACGATCTTCTTTTGATCTTGGTCAATGCTTCCTTCTGACATTAAAAAATCACCATGAAACCCTTTTAGCCGTATATCACTGGGGTCTAATTGCATGGCTTCTTTAAAATACTTGTTTGCTAATGTGGCATGGTCAATGACATTAGCGGAGGGCTTAGGCAATCGAATGCGTTCTGATAGTGCCCAGGCATGCGTAAAACCAATATGTGCAGCAAGCGTAGCATTATTAGGGTTCTCTATATATGCTGCTTTTAGGAGGTGTAGTATTTGTGGGATACTGTCATAATTACCTTCGTGAAAGTGTTTCCAAAAATAATGATCAGCAGAAGTTGCCAACGAGCTAAATGATTGGCTGGCGAGCTTCTTTTTTGTAAATATTGGAATAATAGTAGAACAGCTAATAAGACAAAGAGAATAAACTAGAAAGACGCCTAATTTTTTCATCGTAGATTAAATTTTGTGGTTGAAGAATAAAGCTCCAATATAAAAACTAAAATACGTTACAATCAAGTCTTTGTGATAGATGGGAAATGAAAGGGATAAATGGGAATCTCTGTTCTAAGAATGCGTTTAGAAAGTACATTTTTAATAGGGTTAGCATTTATGGAGCGTTTTTCATTAAATCAATTTCTCTTTGGAGAAGCTTCTAGAAACAGGAACGGTTAGGTTACTATTGATAAAATGAATATTGCATGAACGAGCATTGCCAGATAGAGAGGCAATATGATTTTTGTTAACAATAAAAGAGCGATGACATCGGATAATTTCAGTGTATTGTTTGAATTGTATTTCTAATTCTTTTAAGGATACTCTAAGTAGTTTGGTTTGTAGAAAATCATTTTTAAAATAGTGTATTTTAGAGTAATTGCCTTCGGATTGAGCAAATAGAAACTGTTGCAAGTCTAAGTTTAGGCAATCAGTAGATGCTTTTCCTTGCAATTGGATTGAATGAATGACGGAGGTTGCTGAATTATTTTTTTGTTCGATTACAAGTTGCTTGTTGATAGTATTGGCTTCTTTTATTAATTGTTTGGATAATAAGAGTTCGGTTGTGAAAAGAAAAAAAAGTACAGGAAAAATACCAACCATAGTCGTCATGAATAGGAAGCTGCTTAAATCAAAAATATAAAGGTCATTTCCAGTGCTGAAAATATGGTAATAATAATTGCCGAATGCGATACATAGAATATTAAAAATAATAAACAATAGTGCTTTGCCAACTGTCCAAGATTCTTTGTGAAACCAAACAGGGAAAAGAAGGGGAAAGAAGGAGTAATTGATACTCATGAAAACTGTTGTAACAATTCCAAAACCTAAAATGTATCTAGATTCTTGGCTAGCAATATCTTGTATATTGAATGGTTGAAAAAGTGTTAAAAATAGATAAATAAATAGCCCAAAGCTACAGGCTAAAACTTCTTTTTGAAAGAAGGTCTCTAAAACAGGATAAGGCTTTTGGAGCCAGACTAAGAATTGCATAGATCTAAAAAAAAAAATTATGGTCAAACAAAAAAGTAATCGTTCAAAAACAAGAAATTCCTTTTTTGCCGAAAATATACAGAAGGTATTTTTTTTTAGCTTTAAAAGTCCTATCTTTTTATTTTTATCTTGGAATAAAGTTTAGACTGAAGGGGGCAGTGTTTGCTTTTTTTTAATGTCTAAGTAGAATTCTCCATTGTTAAACTA
It includes:
- the uraD gene encoding 2-oxo-4-hydroxy-4-carboxy-5-ureidoimidazoline decarboxylase, producing the protein MTLEELNELNLGDLEQKLEYCCAAKKWYKELAAEFPFETIHDLKEASDRIWNTCSELDYLEAFEGHPKIGDVNSLAKKFQATKDWAGNEQKLVQQASMEVIEALAEGNAAYEARFGFIFIVFATGKTAQQMLDLLLERLPNDRATELKIAAGEQHKITTLRIQKLLA
- a CDS encoding LytTR family DNA-binding domain-containing protein translates to MQFLVWLQKPYPVLETFFQKEVLACSFGLFIYLFLTLFQPFNIQDIASQESRYILGFGIVTTVFMSINYSFFPLLFPVWFHKESWTVGKALLFIIFNILCIAFGNYYYHIFSTGNDLYIFDLSSFLFMTTMVGIFPVLFFLFTTELLLSKQLIKEANTINKQLVIEQKNNSATSVIHSIQLQGKASTDCLNLDLQQFLFAQSEGNYSKIHYFKNDFLQTKLLRVSLKELEIQFKQYTEIIRCHRSFIVNKNHIASLSGNARSCNIHFINSNLTVPVSRSFSKEKLI
- the uraH gene encoding hydroxyisourate hydrolase — its product is MSQITTHILDTSLGKPAAGVQVRLQRKDGKEWETIATGITNLDGRVGDLLKEGTTISPGIYRMFFETGSYYEKLNVKTFYPEVGIVFETFNMEHYHVPLLLNPFGFSTYRGS